A stretch of Telopea speciosissima isolate NSW1024214 ecotype Mountain lineage chromosome 11, Tspe_v1, whole genome shotgun sequence DNA encodes these proteins:
- the LOC122645196 gene encoding L10-interacting MYB domain-containing protein-like: protein MSNSQGVTENARWTQENVNLFVELMVGEVRKGNRTTQTFNKAGWRNISNEYKAKTGISYTMLQLRNKMAKLRQEYSSFKKLMDTTGFGWNSLTRTCTVDDEFIWETHIQANPKWAKFKKYGLPQWPELCIIFGDTYASGDGNVGSRNAVSSNVDSRSMENMDEEIGESSDAEEVDPFVDSEPEATPIHTPTHYHNRTPNTKRKRRGNSDLSMASKAIQVMVKSRLERDASLSTTSRNTEMQFSIARALEVLETVNNVDEELYEKAAVKIMADPQWREAFISCPAHRKIIFLRLL from the exons ATGTCCAATTCACAAGGTGTCACTGAGAATGCTAGGTGGACCCAAGAAAATGTCAACCTTTTTGTTGAGTTAATGGTAGGAGAGGTTAGGAAGGGGAATAGGACTACTCAAACCTTTAACAAAGCAGGTTGGAGAAACATTTCGAATGAATACAAAGCAAAAACTGGTATATCTTATACTATGCTCCAATTGAGGAATAAAATGGCAAAACTGAGGCAGGAATATAGCAGTTTCAAAAAGTTGATGGATACAACTGGATTTGGGTGGAATAGCTTGACACGAACTTGCACAGTCGATGATGAATTTATATGGGAAACACACATACAG GCAAATCCTAAATGGGCAAAGTTCAAGAAGTATGGTCTTCCACAATGGCCTGAACTGTGCATTATATTTGGAGACACTTATGCAAGTGGTGATGGGAATGTAGGTAGTCGTAATGCTGTGTCATCAAATGTTGACTCAAGGAGTATGGAGAATATGGATGAGGAGATTGGGGAATCTAGTGATGCTGAGGAAGTCGATCCATTTGTAGACTCTGAACCTGAAGCTACCCCCATACATACACCAACCCATTATCATAATAGGACTCCAAatacaaagagaaaaagaaggggaaactcTGATTTATCAATGGCTTCCAAGGCCATTCAAGTGATGGTCAAATCAAGGTTGGAGAGAGATGCTAGTTTGTCTACCACATCCAGGAATACTGAAATGCAATTTAGCATTGCTAGGGCCTTAGAGGTACTAGAGACAGTCAACAATGTAGATGAAGAATTATATGAGAAGGCAGCTGTCAAGATAATGGCAGACCCGCAATGGAGAGAGGCTTTCATTTCATGCCCTGCACACCGCAAGATCATATTTCTTAGACTTCTTTAA
- the LOC122645198 gene encoding protein ALP1-like, which translates to MSGSNLEELDREETEEDLVMCMTLLMYAQESSLHTREPIRDSALTGPERVREVLEGHVDGYYEQYKMERHVFFNLCTLMREQGWLEDSRYVRVDEQLAMFITMVGQNQRVRDIAEHFQHSPETIGRHFNTVLEAFLKLGEVNIRPPPFDKIAPEIKNDPKKYPFFKDCIGAIDGTHIDARVPLHKQIPYRGRKGQTTQNVMCACSHDMKFTFVNSGWEGSANDCRVFATALADPTLHFPHPPPGKYYVVDSGYPSTTGFLTPFKGQRYHLRDFESRRAQNANELFNQRHSSVRNVFERSFASLKQRFPILSKMPRFPLSTQSRIVIACCALHNFIRDEQKADTNFAWFGDDNNLERPPDDDFIPPEYGNSSQRNRAREMDEFWKYIANELALSRNMAPIE; encoded by the exons ATGTCTGGTTCAAACTTGGAAGAACTAGATAGGGAAGAAACTGAAGAAGATTTGGTTATGTGTATGACTCTACTTATGTATGCACAAGAGAGTTCACTACACACTAGAGAGCCCATTCGTGATAGTGCACTAACAGGCCCAGAACGTGTACGTGAGGTCTTGGAAGGTCATGTAGATGGGTATTATGAACAATACAAAATGGAACGacatgtcttcttcaacctctgtACGCTAATGCGGGAGCAAGGATGGTTGGAAGATAGTCGATATGTTAGAGTTGACGAGCAGCTAGCAATGTTCATAACTATGGTTGGTCAAAACCAGCGGGTAAGAGATATAGCTGAACATTTTCAGCATTCACCAGAGACGATTGGTAGGCATTTTAATACAGTACTGGAGGCTTTCCTCAAGTTAGGGGAAGTTAACATAAGACCACCACCATTTGATAAGATTGCCCCAGAAATTAAGAATGATCCCAAAAAGTATCCTTTTTTCAAG GATTGTATTGGTGCTATCGATGGAACTCATATAGATGCACGTGTTCCTCTACACAAACAAATACCTTATAGAGGGAGAAAGGGACAAACAACACAGAACGTCATGTGTGCGTGTTCACATGACATGAAATTCACTTTTGTGAATAGTGGCTGGGAGGGATCCGCAAATGATTGTCGAGTATTTGCAACGGCACTCGCAGATCCAACCTTACActttcctcatcctcctccag GCAAATATTACGTAGTAGATTCTGGATATCCATCTACTACAGGGTTTTTAACACCATTCAAGGGACAACGGTATCATCTCCGAGATTTCGAGTCAAGAAGAGCGCAGAATGCTAATGAACTTTTCAACCAAAGGCATTCGAGTGTTAGGAATGTTTTCGAGCGCAGTTTTGCTTCATTGAAACAACGGTTTCCTATACTAAGCAAAATGCCACGTTTTCCTCTTTCGACCCAAAGTCGTATCGTCATTGCATGTTGTGCCCTACACAACTTCATTCGGGATGAACAAAAAGCTGACACAAATTTTGCGTGGTTTGGAGATGATAACAATTTAGAGAGACCCCCTGATGATGATTTCATCCCACCTGAGTATGGTAATTCTAGCCAACGAAATAGGGCAAGAGAGATGGATGAATTTTGGAAGTACATTGCAAACGAGTTGGCTTTATCAAGAAACATGGCTCCAATTGAATGA